The following coding sequences lie in one Apium graveolens cultivar Ventura chromosome 3, ASM990537v1, whole genome shotgun sequence genomic window:
- the LOC141713546 gene encoding protein NRT1/ PTR FAMILY 2.13-like codes for MGELEENKKHLSSSWFCCTTKCFPISKTSSSKEQTCDNQFSETTPRKPGGWKSMPYILGNETFERLASIGLQANFTVFLLTQFHMDQVEASNVINIWSGISNFAPLLGAFVSDAYVGRFRTIAFSSFASLLGMVTMVLVVSIPQLHPPHCTTEQTRLDQCKGPTSSQFGFLVLGLGFLTVGSAGIRPCSLPFGLDQFDPTTDEGRKGINSFFNWYYATFTIVLIIALTVVVYIQDSVSWILGFGIPTGLMVCSIILFFVGTKMYIYVKPEGSVFSGIGESLVVAYKKRKLEYPVDDKIVGVYYDPPLAGSFKYSKLPLTNKFRFLNKAAMILEGEVQPDGSKTNPWQLCSIQQIEEVKCLIKVIPIWASGIITFLAMAQQTTFTVNQALKMDRHLGPNFQIPAGTLSVISMITLGLWIPFYDRFLVPFLRKITKIEGGITLLQRIGIGIVCSILSMVVAGIFERMRRNSAIKHGDADGIAPISVMWLAPQLILMGFSEAFNIIGQIEFYYKEFPESMRSLANSLFFVTVAGSNYLSTIFVTVVHNSTAKNGKPDWLTKNINEGKVDYFYYFIAVLGVVNMVYFLIVSRTYCYTSNNVLGGEEVKEYDVELNDVKK; via the exons ATGGGAGAGTTGGAGGAAAATAAGAAACATTTGAGCTCTTCTTGGTTTTGTTGTACCACAAAATGCTTTCCTATTTCAAAAACCTCGTCTTCAAAGGAACAAACTTGTGATAATCAGTTTTCAGAAACAACCCCAAGAAAGCCCGGTGGATGGAAATCCATGCCTTACATCTtag GGAATGAGACATTTGAGAGATTAGCATCAATTGGATTGCAGGccaactttacagtgttcttgCTGACACAATTTCATATGGACCAAGTGGAAGCTTCAAATGTTATAAACATTTGGTCTGGCATCTCAAACTTTGCACCTCTTCTCGGTGCATTCGTCTCTGATGCCTACGTCGGCAGGTTTCGGACCATCGCTTTCTCCTCATTCGCTTCACTTCTG GGAATGGTGACAATGGTTCTAGTTGTCTCTATACCTCAGCTGCATCCTCCACATTGCACCACAGAACAAACCCGTCTGGATCAATGCAAGGGCCCCACCAGTTCTCAATTTGGTTTTCTAGTCCTCGGATTAGGATTTTTAACCGTCGGCTCAGCCGGAATCAGACCATGCAGCCTCCCCTTTGGTTTAGATCAATTTGATCCCACTACAgatgaaggaagaaaaggaattAACAGCTTTTTTAATTGGTATTATGCAACTTTCACTATAGTCCTCATCATTGCCCTAACTGTTGTTGTCTACATTCAAGACTCCGTGAGTTGGATTCTTGGTTTCGGAATCCCTACCGGATTAATGGTCTGCTCTATAATATTGTTCTTTGTTGGAACAAAGATGTACATTTACGTCAAGCCGGAGGGCAGTGTTTTTTCCGGCATTGGGGAAAGCCTTGTGGTGGCTTACAAGAAGCGTAAACTTGAGTATCCCGTGGACGATAAAATTGTCGGCGTTTACTATGATCCACCACTTGCGGGAAGCTTCAAGTACTCAAAGTTACCTCTGACCAACAAGTTCAG GTTCTTAAACAAAGCTGCAATGATATTAGAAGGTGAAGTACAGCCTGATGGTTCAAAAACAAATCCATGGCAACTATGTAGCATTCAACAAATTGAAGAAGTTAAATGCCTAATTAAAGTTATCCCAATATGGGCTTCTGGTATCATTACTTTCTTGGCAATGGCACAACAAACCACATTCACAGTCAACCAAGCTCTGAAAATGGATAGACATCTGGGTCCAAATTTCCAAATTCCAGCTGGAACCTTATCTGTCATATCCATGATCACGTTAGGGTTATGGATACCATTCTATGATCGTTTTCTCGTCCCATTCCTCCGAAAGATCACGAAAATCGAAGGTGGAATTACATTACTCCAAAGAATCGGAATCGGGATAGTTTGCTCAATTTTGTCTATGGTTGTTGCTGGGATTTTTGAGAGAATGAGAAGAAACTCGGCTATCAAACATGGCGATGCTGATGGGATTGCACCGATTTCAGTAATGTGGCTTGCGCCGCAACTTATATTGATGGGATTCTCGGAAGCGTTCAACATTATTGGACAGATCGAGTTTTATTACAAAGAGTTTCCGGAGAGTATGAGAAGTTTGGCTAACTCGCTGTTTTTTGTAACGGTGGCAGGGTCGAATTATCTTAGCACCATTTTTGTGACTGTGGTGCACAATTCTACGGCTAAAAACGGAAAGCCGGATTGGTTAACTAAGAATATTAATGAGGGGAAAGTGGATTACTTCTACTATTTTATTGCAGTTTTAGGGGTTGTTAATATGGTTTATTTTCTGATCGTTTCTCGGACTTATTGCTACACTAGCAACAATGTTCTCGGGGGAGAAGAAGTTAAAGAGTATGATGTTGAGCTGAATGATGTCAAGAAATGA
- the LOC141713549 gene encoding uncharacterized protein LOC141713549: MAAMAGSDVSDGPVLNLINKRLRALRKKINRITQMEDSISQGKTLNKEQEEVFRTKPSVISAIDELEKLKQPLAVAVSEEIDLAIKIKHEKVSDEIKCDKVSDEGGKSGMDFSVIEKLLEVLYFGSMFDVRSEVDFTRSVLTKTHERNCCLSYDYVSDDESELLAERDLDLISKVGSLLVSRPVDTSLSHKNALEKCVERARLWIESSEQLIDGESNVTYSLLKEKLAKIMASPYFTTLPEMKAPVEVVAAAAGNFGSFQDQVDVQYQHKDDELANTEGNESSDNQAQPVDESQNGQYKVENSTELPTHSESVTPQPDREHTFGDVEAKEQQYNRRPFQNQRGGRGGGGRRGYSNGRGGRNGNSRGGGPYQNGRNQYYDQPGNYYPRNNYYSNRGRGGGRGAAGNNHGSASAVPTES, encoded by the exons ATGGCAGCAATGGCCGGCTCCGACGTCTCCGACGGTCCAGTTCTCAACCTAATCAACAAACGTCTCCGCGCCCTCCGGAAAAAAATCAACCGCATCACTCAAATGGAAGACTCAATCTCTCAAGGCAAAACACTCAACAAAGAACAAGAAGAAGTGTTCCGTACCAAACCTTCCGTCATTTCCGCTATTGATGAGCTCGAGAAGCTTAAGCAGCCTCTGGCTGTCGCGGTTTCCGAAGAAATCGATCTAGCTATTAAGATTAAGCATGAAAAAGTAAGTGATGAGATTAAGTGTGATAAAGTAAGTGATGAAGGGGGAAAGAGTGGTATGGATTTTTCGGTTATCGAAAAGTTGTTGGAGGTGTTGTATTTTGGGAGTATGTTTGATGTGAGGAGTGAGGTTGATTTTACGAGAAGTGTGTTGACGAAGACTCACGAGAGGAATTGTTGTTTGAGTTATGATTATGTATCGGATGATGAGAGTGAGTTGTTGGCGGAGAGGGATTTGGATTTGATTTCCAAAGTTGGGAGTTTGTTGGTTTCGAGACCGGTGGATACGAGTTTGTCGCATAAGAATGCGTTGGAGAAGTGTGTGGAGCGGGCTAGGCTTTGGATTGAGAGTTCCGAGCAGCTGATTGACGGGGAGTCCAATGTGACTT ATTCTTTGTTGAAGGAAAAGCTTGCAAAGATTATGGCTTCTCCGTACTTTACAACATTGCCGGAAATGAAAGCGCCGGTTGAAGTTGTGGCTGCTGCTGCTGGCAACTTTGGGTCTTTTCAAGATCAAGTGGATGTGCAGTATCAACACAAG GATGACGAGTTAGCAAACACTGAAGGGAATGAATCTTCTGATAATCAGGCCCAGCCTGTTGACGAATCGCAAAAC GGTCAGTACAAGGTTGAGAACTCTACAGAGCTACCAACTCATTCAGAGTCTGTCACACCACAGCCTGATAGGGAGCACACATTTGGAGATGTGGAAGCAAAGGAGCAACAGTATAACCGGAGGCCGTTCCAGAACCAAAGGGGTGGACGTGGTGGTGGTGGTCGTAGGGGATATTCTAATGGGCGTGGAGGTCGAAATGGCAATAGCCGGGGAGGTGGGCCATACCAGAATGGTCGCAACCAGTACTATGATCAGCCTGGAAACTACTATCCCAGAAACAACTATTATAGCAATAGAGGCAGGGGAGGTGGTAGGGGTGCTGCTGGGAACAACCATGGTTCTGCTTCTGCAGTTCCAACAGAGTCATGA
- the LOC141713547 gene encoding uncharacterized protein LOC141713547 isoform X2 — MEQGNASSSTPCASSSSVEMISTKCAENISKSADLDSVLLLQEDDQTVKITQDTQQKEQLPAKREKPLKSEVWYHFDHIESEIKDTK; from the exons ATGGAACAAG GTAATGCTTCAAGTTCAACTCCATGTGCATCATCAAGTTCAGTTGAAATGATATCAACAAAGTGTGCAGAAAATATTTCTAAGAGCGCCGATCTGGATTCCGTATTGCTCTTGCAAGAAGATGATCAGACTGTTAAAATTACTCAAGATACTCAACAGAAGGAGCAACTACCGGCCAAAAGAGAAAAGCCCTTAAAATCTGAAGTTTGGTATCATTTTGATCATATTGAAAGCGAAATAAAAG ATACAAAATGA
- the LOC141713547 gene encoding uncharacterized protein LOC141713547 isoform X1, with product MEQGNASSSTPCASSSSVEMISTKCAENISKSADLDSVLLLQEDDQTVKITQDTQQKEQLPAKREKPLKSEVWYHFDHIESEIKGAVGREWLGDFQDFIASSNLRENSKISELEEYLNEGLFPM from the exons ATGGAACAAG GTAATGCTTCAAGTTCAACTCCATGTGCATCATCAAGTTCAGTTGAAATGATATCAACAAAGTGTGCAGAAAATATTTCTAAGAGCGCCGATCTGGATTCCGTATTGCTCTTGCAAGAAGATGATCAGACTGTTAAAATTACTCAAGATACTCAACAGAAGGAGCAACTACCGGCCAAAAGAGAAAAGCCCTTAAAATCTGAAGTTTGGTATCATTTTGATCATATTGAAAGCGAAATAAAAG GTGCAGTTGGTAGAGAATGGTTGGGAGATTTTCAGGACTTCATTGCAAGTAGTAATTTAAGGGAAAATTCAAAAATAAGTGAGCTGGAGGAATATTTAAACGAAGGTCTATTTCCAATGTAA
- the LOC141713547 gene encoding uncharacterized protein LOC141713547 isoform X3, with amino-acid sequence MEQGNASSSTPCASSSSVEMISTKCAENISKSADLDSVLLLQEDDQTVKITQDTQQKEQLPAKREKPLKSEVWYHFDHIESEIKGF; translated from the exons ATGGAACAAG GTAATGCTTCAAGTTCAACTCCATGTGCATCATCAAGTTCAGTTGAAATGATATCAACAAAGTGTGCAGAAAATATTTCTAAGAGCGCCGATCTGGATTCCGTATTGCTCTTGCAAGAAGATGATCAGACTGTTAAAATTACTCAAGATACTCAACAGAAGGAGCAACTACCGGCCAAAAGAGAAAAGCCCTTAAAATCTGAAGTTTGGTATCATTTTGATCATATTGAAAGCGAAATAAAAG GTTTTTAA